In the Deltaproteobacteria bacterium genome, one interval contains:
- the speB gene encoding agmatinase translates to MIPYSVTFGGISGRYASWKEATFAVIPFPVDITTTYMAGTRNGPRAILDASSHMELFDEENKIEPYRAGIFVTTEIPATTGGPSAALKEVESRVKATAKAGKIPVLLGGEHSGTSAAVAALRKKHGELTVLQFDAHADLRDEYLGSPHNHACVGRRIVDLGAKLVQVGIRSMSEEEDRYLKKAEEVKTFYASEVRDNVADVTKGIVSSLSENVYITIDLDVFDPGIMPAVVTPEPGGLTWFEVIDILRDVMRANRNVVGFDIMELAPIAGMGAPDYLAARLCYRLMGWLVARQSEK, encoded by the coding sequence GTGATCCCATACTCGGTCACATTCGGCGGGATCTCCGGCAGGTACGCGTCCTGGAAGGAGGCGACCTTCGCCGTCATCCCGTTCCCGGTGGACATCACGACGACGTACATGGCGGGGACGCGCAACGGCCCCCGCGCGATCCTGGACGCCTCCTCCCACATGGAGCTGTTCGACGAGGAGAACAAGATCGAGCCGTACCGGGCGGGGATCTTCGTCACCACCGAGATCCCGGCGACGACGGGCGGCCCGTCGGCCGCGCTGAAGGAAGTGGAGAGCCGCGTCAAGGCGACGGCGAAGGCCGGCAAGATCCCCGTGCTGCTGGGGGGAGAGCACTCCGGCACCTCCGCGGCGGTCGCCGCGCTGCGGAAGAAGCACGGCGAGCTGACCGTGCTCCAGTTCGACGCCCACGCGGACCTGCGGGACGAGTATCTCGGTTCCCCGCACAACCACGCCTGCGTGGGCCGCAGGATCGTCGACCTCGGCGCGAAGCTCGTCCAGGTCGGCATCCGGAGCATGTCCGAGGAGGAGGACCGGTACCTCAAGAAGGCGGAGGAGGTGAAGACCTTCTACGCCTCCGAGGTGCGCGACAACGTGGCCGACGTGACGAAGGGGATCGTCAGCTCGCTGTCCGAAAACGTGTACATCACCATCGACCTGGACGTCTTCGACCCCGGCATCATGCCCGCCGTCGTCACCCCGGAACCGGGGGGGCTCACATGGTTCGAGGTGATCGACATCCTGCGGGACGTGATGCGGGCGAACCGCAACGTGGTCGGGTTCGACATCATGGAGCTCGCCCCGATCGCCGGCATGGGGGCCCCGGACTACCTCGCCGCGCGCCTGTGCTACCGGCTGATGGGTTGGCTCGTCGCCCGCCAGTCCGAAAAGTAG